In Oncorhynchus tshawytscha isolate Ot180627B linkage group LG24, Otsh_v2.0, whole genome shotgun sequence, the genomic window ctaGTACTATTAACTATTTTAACTTTATTATATGGATTAGTAATACTGTGCTCTGTAGGTGGATGACATCTATTGGGGATGGAACAATGAAGTCCATATGTTTGACCCAACATCAGCCAGTTGGAGTGAACCACATACCAGTGTAAGACGATACATTGaacgtgtttatttatttttaaaaagacATGATATCATATACAATAAACTTAAGAATGTGCTATGACATCACATGATTTGAGGAATGGAACATACAAGGCACATATTATACTTTATTTGTGGATATCTACTGTCTACAGGGTTGTGCACCTGACCCGAGAGCTGCCCATGCCAGTGTAACACTTTGCCACAAAGGATATGTATGTGGGGGCAGAATAAGGGTGAGAAATTATTAATTTTGACTCCTCTCCATGGTTGCAttgaaacacagacacaaaaaTCCTAAAGTGTATTACTAATAACATTTGTGGGATTAAATCTTTTATTGTACATACAAGTTTAAATATACATACTTAATTCAAGTTTTTTAAATTTGGTTTTAAATCTTCATTTTTCTTTTCACTTTCAGGAAACCAGGACAAGTGACCTTTATTGTCTAGATCTAGAATCATGGACATGGTACGAAATGTACGCATTTACTGTTCACTCTTTCAAATGCTCAACTTAAAATGGTTACTTTCCTGTTCTATACTGTGATCACAACACgcttgattttatttttttaactgttCTTTCAAAATGGCTTTTCTAGAGTACCAGCATCCAATGTGCCAATGGGAAGGTCGTGGCATACCCTCACTGCAATATCTGACAGCGGTTTGTTTCTATTTGGAGGACTGAGTATAGACTGCAAACCAATGAGTAAGTCATTTACCTGTACAGATTCAAAATCCTACCTCTGTACCTTTAATAAGGTCCACGGAAACATGGCATTCGCTTTTCTAAAAAATAAATGATATCTCTCCAGGCGATGGCTGGGTATTTGATGTTGGGACGAAGAAATGGAGAGAGTTTGAGCATCCATACATGAACAAACCAAGGTAGTGCATGTTCAAGTTGTTTGTGTCATGTTTAAATCAAGCTAAATTACTAAATTACTAAATTGGATAGCATTACATGTTCCAATCTAAAGTCTGAGGAATGTACCCAAAATGTGCAAATGATAAAACTGTAAGCACATTGTCTGACCCATAGAGATCCTTTGATTTACTTTACATGTAATTCTATGATCTGACcctttatttattttccaccctCAGGTTGTGGCACACAGCATGCCAAGGGAAAGACTCTGATGTCATTGTGTTTGGGGGTAGTTGCAACTACATCCTTCGAGTAGACACAGTAAGTATAATGGAAACCACCTTAGAATCATTCTGTTTCTATGGAAACCACTCAAGGATCTTCTCTAATCATTCACATTGGATGATTTTACCATTTGTGACAGGAAGGAAATTGCTTGGTATTATGTTAATGTAAAATTATTAAAATTCATAAGCAGATCATTGATGAATTATGGAACATGTATCATGAATTATGGAAGACATGTTTACAATGAGCTGTTATGGTACTGTTTCATTATCACCTTTCTTCAGGGTCACTGCAATGATGCACTTGTTTTCCAGACCCAGCCCTACCCACTCTTTCGGTAACTAATCAATTATGATAATTCAATGAGGGAGAATCTGTTCTCAGCTAGAAGACACTGACATTTTGGAAATCATGTTGActgataaaacaaaaaaatattctaTATGCAGAATGGTCCCCATACAAATAGTTCATGGAATTTATTATTTTG contains:
- the LOC112255713 gene encoding kelch domain-containing protein 1; this encodes MGRSWHTLTAISDSGLFLFGGLSIDCKPMSDGWVFDVGTKKWREFEHPYMNKPRLWHTACQGKDSDVIVFGGSCNYILRVDTGHCNDALVFQTQPYPLFRICEDYIAKNVKNCKMLEKQLPFVPPKLLPAVQKRISFFRTTKKI